One Natronomonas moolapensis 8.8.11 genomic region harbors:
- a CDS encoding KEOPS complex subunit Pcc1, with protein MTDATRRATIRTAHDRPRVVAEAIAPDNTEEVSTRVETADGPEDGSGVVVTTIERDGTGGLRTTVDDYVSNLTVAQRITDTTTQS; from the coding sequence ATGACCGACGCGACCCGGCGTGCGACCATCCGGACGGCTCACGACCGGCCCCGGGTGGTCGCCGAGGCGATCGCGCCGGACAACACAGAGGAGGTCTCGACGCGCGTCGAGACCGCCGACGGCCCCGAGGACGGCTCCGGGGTCGTCGTGACGACGATCGAGCGGGACGGGACCGGCGGCCTCCGGACGACGGTCGACGACTACGTTTCGAACCTCACAGTCGCACAGCGAATAACCGACACTACAACCCAATCATGA
- a CDS encoding 30S ribosomal protein S3ae, translating to MSERSVSKRKQEKRWYTVMAPEMFDRAELGETPADEPEQVYDRTIQTTLGELQNDPSENNTKLTFQITDVGSDTAYSEFIQHELTRDYLRSLTRRGTSKVDAFITVLTTDDYRVQVQPVAYTTKSADHSQEHAIRRTMIDLVEEAAADRTFEGLIDSIVEGRLSSAIYAEAKTIYPLRRVEVQKTRVEAKPEEVAAEEEATVDIDEDA from the coding sequence ATGAGCGAACGTTCAGTATCCAAGCGGAAACAGGAGAAGCGATGGTACACCGTGATGGCCCCGGAGATGTTCGACCGGGCCGAACTCGGCGAGACGCCCGCGGACGAGCCCGAACAGGTCTACGACCGCACCATCCAGACGACCCTCGGGGAACTGCAGAACGACCCGAGCGAGAACAACACGAAGCTGACCTTCCAGATCACGGACGTCGGCAGCGACACCGCCTACAGCGAGTTCATCCAACACGAACTCACCCGTGACTACCTGCGCAGCCTCACCCGCCGCGGCACCTCGAAGGTCGACGCCTTCATCACCGTGTTGACGACCGACGACTACCGCGTGCAGGTCCAGCCCGTCGCCTACACGACGAAGAGCGCAGACCACAGCCAAGAACACGCCATCCGGCGGACGATGATCGACCTCGTCGAGGAGGCCGCCGCCGACCGAACCTTCGAGGGACTGATCGACAGCATCGTCGAGGGGCGGCTCTCCTCGGCGATCTACGCCGAGGCGAAGACGATCTACCCGCTCCGGCGCGTCGAGGTTCAAAAGACCCGCGTCGAGGCCAAACCCGAAGAGGTCGCCGCCGAGGAGGAGGCGACCGTCGACATCGACGAGGACGCCTAG